A section of the Quatrionicoccus australiensis genome encodes:
- a CDS encoding heme biosynthesis HemY N-terminal domain-containing protein: protein MKSLFWILALFAAAVALALGARMNDGYLLLVLPPWRIEISLNLFILLLALGFVGVYAALRTFFLAAGMPQRAREYRERQQKARAAVVFQDAVRLLFEGRFGQALKKATEAHAAGTAPGLSALIAARAAQRMRESGKQRGWMQRAKLDDPRTEAATLMLEAEMMNEARRFDEALVALERLQATHGRHIAALRLELRARQGAGDWDGVLKLARQLAKRDALPLEVVSEIKVQAHLANIARHAGDRGELSAYLRGIAADERNWRIVLAAARALTALGADAEAQKQIESVLADDALDAAWQPELLVIYGRLAGGEQTARIARAEAWLRQHPDDAVLLLALGRMCLRQRLWGKAQSYLEASLAVAESQEAHLELARLFDLLERSEEANKHYRASARSEVH, encoded by the coding sequence GTGAAGAGCCTGTTCTGGATCCTGGCGCTGTTTGCCGCCGCCGTGGCGTTGGCGCTCGGCGCGCGCATGAATGACGGCTACCTGCTGCTGGTGCTGCCGCCCTGGCGCATCGAAATCTCGCTCAACCTGTTCATCCTGCTGCTGGCACTCGGCTTTGTCGGGGTCTATGCCGCCCTGCGTACCTTCTTCCTGGCTGCCGGCATGCCGCAGCGGGCGCGCGAGTATCGCGAACGGCAGCAGAAGGCACGCGCTGCAGTGGTCTTCCAGGATGCGGTGCGCCTGCTCTTCGAAGGCCGTTTTGGCCAGGCCCTGAAAAAGGCGACCGAGGCGCATGCGGCCGGCACGGCACCCGGCCTGTCTGCGCTGATCGCGGCGCGCGCCGCACAGCGCATGCGCGAATCGGGCAAGCAGCGGGGCTGGATGCAGCGCGCCAAACTCGACGATCCGCGGACCGAAGCGGCGACGCTGATGCTCGAAGCCGAAATGATGAACGAGGCGCGCCGCTTTGATGAAGCGCTGGTCGCCCTGGAGCGTCTGCAGGCGACCCACGGTCGCCATATCGCCGCGCTGCGCCTGGAACTGCGGGCACGGCAGGGCGCCGGCGACTGGGATGGCGTGCTCAAGTTGGCGCGGCAACTGGCCAAACGTGATGCGCTGCCGCTCGAAGTGGTCAGTGAAATCAAGGTACAGGCGCACCTCGCCAATATTGCCCGGCATGCCGGCGATCGCGGCGAGTTGAGCGCATACCTGCGCGGCATTGCCGCCGATGAGCGCAACTGGCGCATCGTTTTGGCCGCGGCGCGGGCGTTGACCGCGCTGGGCGCCGATGCCGAGGCGCAGAAACAGATCGAGTCGGTGCTCGCCGATGACGCGCTTGACGCCGCCTGGCAGCCGGAACTGCTGGTTATCTACGGTCGTCTGGCCGGTGGCGAGCAGACGGCCCGTATCGCCCGCGCCGAAGCCTGGCTGCGCCAGCATCCCGACGATGCCGTGCTGCTCCTGGCGCTGGGCCGGATGTGCCTGCGCCAGCGCCTGTGGGGCAAGGCGCAGAGTTATCTTGAAGCATCGCTGGCCGTGGCGGAGTCGCAGGAAGCGCATCTCGAACTGGCCCGCCTGTTCGACCTGCTGGAACGCAGCGAAGAAGCCAACAAGCATTACCGGGCAAGTGCCAGATCAGAAGTGCATTAG